A stretch of DNA from Anopheles nili chromosome 2, idAnoNiliSN_F5_01, whole genome shotgun sequence:
TTTGGTTCCGTCAGCGTGGCAGCTTCGCTAATGTGTACATCCTGTTTCATACAAATGTGGCCGTTTTCattcaaacattttcacatCGCTCCGATGGCGCAAGACAGGGTTATCGATTGGTTGGATTGGTATGTTACGATGGGTCCATGAGGTGGGATTTGGCTACCTCTTGGCAGCATCAGCCagattgaaataaaaccacaccaaaacGCTCGGTTGCCAGGTTCGAATTTAACTGGTGGCGGTATTTAAGCTACTCTAGATCCAATGAATGAATTAAACTCACGATAATATCATTACCAAGTGGAGTTAGATCATATGAGTCCGCCATCCTCGCGAACCGAACGACAAATTTAACGCATAGTGTGGGAGGGGggaaatgtccttttttcactttttcaccCAAGAAGCAATAGACAAGGACGGAAAATCACAACCATACGTAGTAAGGTGCGAGcggcatttttgtttccattttataTTATGTTAGTTTGTTTCCCCATTAAACATTACGaataaaaaagacgaaaatTTGGTAAAGGaagcgtgcgcgtgtgtcGTCTGTAATTGGTGGTTGCGTTACGAATGGATACGGTAAAAAAACGTTAGAAATAAGTTATGTCCCGTCGTCATGACGGTCTGCCCCTTCTAGATTTCGCTTTTACGCTTCACAAACATCTCCAACCGATTGTGGCGCTCTTTTTCGAGTTCCTTCGCTCGCTCCCAGTGTTCGCGTAAGAGGACCTTCTGACCGCGGCTTACACCGATGAGCCGTGCCAGCACAAACAGCGCATGGAGATCATCCATCGTGACGGCATTGTCTGCGGAACGCATGCGCACGAAATCGTCCTGCACGAGCGTTGGATCGAGTGTTTTCATGTCGAATTTTCGCAGCCTGGCGGTCGTCAGAAAACGGCGCATTTCATCCAGTTTCGGTGTGATGTAGTGCCGACCTGCTTTAATCGTCTCGTCGATCAGCTGAATCGCATCCAGATCCGGTATGATTGGCAGGTTGCAATTACTCTGTGATGAAAGGAGCAATCGTTTAAGCGTTAATAATTCCCACCTGATCAGTAAAAACAATCCCTCATATCCTACCGGCAGCATGCTCCTTCCTTCGCTTAGTACCAGCACCGGTACGTCGCTGTTGAAGTCGAGCTGATAGAACTGGAAGTTGTACTTCAGCCGTTGGTTCTTGATAAGGTGGGCAACGTGCTGAACGGCTTCCACGCCGGCTGATTCAAGTTTCCCGGCCTGCAGCCGTGTTTCGTCCAACACGAGGTGAGTGTGGGGAGCTAGCTGCAGCAGCCCGCTCGTCAGTTTGTTCGTCACATAATCTTTCCTGTAAGTCGTTACGAGTTCAACAGTTTAATGTCTTAATATCCCGAGTTAAATACCCGTCTGCACGATGTACGTCAAGCTTCCAACTTACTTGGGTACAAACTGCATCGTGTTCATGTTCTCCAGCGTCATCGCAAAGTAGTGACTTGCCGGCAAAAGTAGCTCCAGCAGCTCGTACAACGAGTGCGTGTATCTTGGCAACACCTCGGTCGGAATGTTGCTGAGATTAAGAGAGAACTGACCCCTCGATTCGACCTCATCCCGTATGTAAACCGACGACACGAGGTGACACAGAAGATATTCGGCCGCCACGCGATCCCCGAACAGACATTGGGTAAACAGGTTGTGCAGGTCCTTGTACGTCGCCTCGGTAACGCCCTGTTGTTCGGCTTCCAGTCCGTCCGCTTCCAGCAAAAGCGGGTTACAGTGCGATAGCTTGCGCATGCTAAGGGCGTGTAGCCGTGGAATCAACGAGGGTGGCGGATGGGTTGCTTGGTGCTCGGTAACATCGTCGACAAACTCATCCATACCGGTGCTATCGCCACTTCCGTCAAGGGCCGGATCAACCGACAAGAAACCGACCACTTCTATGACGGTGTTTAGCGTCCAATCGTCGTAGTTGTTGTACAGCTTTACTAAGCACGCCTTACCAGGACGCTCGGTGATGGGAGAATTGAGCAGATAATCGGCCGAAAGGACAGTCACACCATTCGCCGTAGTTGACGCCTGGGGTGCGCTGGTGGCCATCCTCTTAAATTCATTCTTTGCGGTCactggtgatgctgctgccgtcGTTAAATCATCGATTGTTGCTGAAGTCGCTTCTTCCACTTCCATCTCATCTTCGTGTGAACGCTTCAAGACTACACGCTGCTCTTCATTGGCGGGTTCAGTGGAAACGATCGTTGACCCTACACCGTTCTGTTGCTTTTCGTACTCCAGCGCCCATTCGTTCTGCCCTGGAATGCTGACGACAAACATCGATCGGCGCTCCCCAAACGTGTTGTCTGCGTTGCAACCACTGTCCACTAGTTCCTTTGCTTCATTGTAGACAAGTATGTCCCGATATTTGCCGTTCTGTTGGCGCAAGACCGTTTGGTTCGATTTGCAGCGTACAGTGTACCGCTCGAGGTAGCACTCTGGATCTTGCATATCCTGTAACATGCCCCGAAATCGCACCAGCCTACCGTCTGGCAGGTGAGCAAGCTCAGTACAGTTCAGCAGCGGGATCGACGACCATACCGAGTTCTCCGACAACCGTTCCAAACACATCGATTCATTCTCCATAAAATACTCAGGAGTCCATGCTTCACAGCTACGTTCGACCTCCATAGTACCAAGTTAGCTTTGTTTAACACTGTTTACCACTTTTAATTGTTCTACCGATAGCCCAAGAAGAATCAAACTCGTAACTTGTTTGTACGAAACAATCGAATGCAAAAATTTGCGCCAATTTCACTCTTCACGGTTGCTATAGTTCGCATGCTGCTTACAGTGACAGATGATTGCCCACGATATATACAAGCTACCGTCTTAACCACAATGAAACGTTAGATTCAATTTCTCAAGCCGAAATTCTACCATTACTATTCCTCAGCTATATTCAAATATTCCATTTTAACAAGCATGCAACGATTTACATCCTTGTCGTATGACTTTGTTGATTGAAAGACCAAATTTTCGGAATTTATGACAAACCGCTGATCTTTTTTATCAACGCCGAGGCGAAGCTTAAATCTATTTATTCAATGATCCATTAGTATAGCTTTACACAATTATTAGCTTGTAAAAATCCATTCTCTAAATGTGAAAATATACAGCCGTAAAATAAGTGATTAAATGTGTTGAATATCGATGTGGGAAacaaaaggcaaataaaatataatgcaTCGCCTTATTAGTTTCCCGTAAAAGATCTACGTCACAGCTTGTTGGCTAAACGAAGGTTATAGTTGAAAAGTGATAATATAAATGTAAATGTGAGTAACTAACTGTATTAAATGTCGATATGGGAAATATAAAAGTTGCTTAAACGAAGAACATAGGGTTGTTCTCGTTGACGGCAGGAATAATTTGAATATCACGGTACGCGTTTTCCAAGTTTTGCATATTAATCCGGCGGCTGGAAAAGAAACCAGAAAAAAGTTAATTATTTATCGAATGTTAatcgaaaaaaagcaaacgtgaTTGCTGAGCATAAGTGGATACATACTCCTTGATGTACACCCGACCGCGGTAAGCTGCCAGGTGCGCGTAATAGGTTGGTGCCGGGTAGGACACAGATCTGTTGCAACGCGCAAACATGTGGCACAAGTTATACGTCAAGGCTTGCAGTTGGTCTGGGTTGCAATTCGAGTCATCGAACAACACGACGTACTTGGTCGGTTTAGCGACGCCCTGGACGGCGGCATGGCTCACTAGATAAAACTCGTACCGATCGGGAGTTGTAATCTCACGATCAACGATCGTACCTGGCGGCACATTGTTGTTTCTACCTTCCGTCGGGCAGCTTTGGGTCGGGAAGAAGCGAGTGTGGTGCCGCTTTTGCACGACGATGAACGTGACCGCTGGCTTGTAGTTCGGTTTTACGCGTGCAATGGCGGCCCGCAGGGCTTGCAGCTCGATCGTGAGGATCTCCGCGAATTGCCCATCTGATACGCCATCCCGGTAGTACATCACGCGTTCTGGTAGGACCTTATTGTGCTGTTCGTACAGCCGTAGCTGGTGATAGACAACGTTTTCCAAGTCACGTATCATTTCATCCCGTGCCCCTTGCAGACGCACGCAACAATTGTACCGGAACCCGTTGAGATCGTACATGGCAGCTACACCAACCACGCTAGGTGTGTCGTCGTTGAGCGGATGTGTAACGTCGGCCCCGATGTACATCACTTTTCCTCTTGCCAACGGCGGTGTCATGGCATCTGGAATGCGATGATTCGATCCGTTTGTTTTGGCATTTATCTAAAGTTAGAAACAAAATTACCACATTAATCTCAAAAGAACACAGTGACAGCGCTTCGAGTTCGAGGCGCCATTCAAATCATGTACCTTTAGCATAATGTTGTTCAGGGTGCTACCATCGGTGCCCTTTTTGGCCACCGTCATGCCCTTCACGCACTGCGTTAAAAGCCCGATACGCTCACTGGCAAGTTcagctttttgtttcaccttcGCATACATATCCCCGCGACTCGGCAGCACGACAATCGTTATTGCTGGTTTGTCTTTCTTTATGTTCTCCATCAGCACTCCAAGATCAGGCATACGATTGCGATTGTCATTGCGCACAATAACGTACGTACTTTGCATGCTGAACGGTTCCATCTGCACATTGCACCGCTTTGCTTGCTGGAACAGCATGTTGCCGAACGTCTGCACTGTCGATTCGTTTGTGTACTGATCTAGGTTCAGGATACGCCATCGCATCGGTTGATTTGTCGCCGCCGGACTGGGAATTAGGAAGCTTTTGTTTTCACCCCGCCAAACACCGCGCATCGGTTTGATTTGGTCGTTGTTGGCGTACTCAAGCGAAGGTGCATCGATGATACGGGCCGGCACCTTCTCGAACTCGTTACCGACCGCGATGCCGAAGTTCTTCAGAGTCGGGCAATTATTGTAGTTAATCTGCCCGGACAGTTTCATGATTTTATCTTTGCGCACCTGCGTGTTGGTGGCTGCATGACGAATGATCTCTCGTGTACACTCCTCGGGATGTTGTTTATTCAGTGCCTGTCCAAAAGGCACCGAGCAGAACTCCATTGGTACATACACGGATCGCACGCTGCTACCTACGTGCAGGACGTTTAAATGTGGAAAGCGCAGCGGGCGGTTCAAACGCTTGGCAAAATATTCGGCAACCGAGAGTCGCGTTCCGTCGTCAAGTTTAAACATTTGCTGATTTGCTGGATCCTTCAACCCGTTACAACGCATCCGTTTTTCGACACCGGACGGGCTCTTATAGATCACATCCATACCCTTTATGTAACTTTGTAGCTCCATCAACAGGTACTGGTTAATGTTGTCCAAGTTGCCGCGGTTGAAGCTAGCGACCAACTTCAACAGGTCGCCTCCGGATGGAAAGGCTTTGTGGGACACGTCCACGTTTAGATATGGCCGCGAACCAAGCACGGCCGACTGAAACAAACCGAACCACAGCTCATGACCCTTGCCTAGGTCTATTTGATTTTGTGGGTGCGGTACCATATAGACGCTGCGTttgaactaaacaaaaaagttTATAAAGTACATTGTTTTTCCGACagtaaaaatgtgcaaaaatcCACACACTTACCCGCACAAAGTTGGGATTGTTTTCGTAAGCACAACGAAGTACCACATCCAAACACTGGATGGCGGCCATTGGCTTCGACAAGTTGGTGTCATTCGAGGTCATGTAACTACaaaaggaacaaataaaatcatgAGAGGATTCTCTATCGCTTATTACGAGAGGATTTAGCTTACGTTTTCAATGTCCCCAAATCAACCTGCGCTGCTTGCTTGACCTGTACGGTATACTCTTTCGCTTTACCACCGTCGTTCGGTTGATAAGTTAGCTTTTCCTTCTTATCGGTAAGCAGCTTTGATGTGTACGCATTCTTCTGCCCATCAAACGCAATCGGAACGCCTGGATAATGTTCCTTACAAAACTGCGCAAACACCGGCCGGAAGAACTTCTTAGGGCGGTCCGGGTCAATCGCTACGTCATAGTGATACGCAGTTCCAATTAGCTTGTCGACTAGCAGCCGGAAGAAGTTTGCTTCCACCGTTACCGGTTTACCGCGCGTGCCATGCGCTCCACGACGAGACAACACCGGCATCAGATCTTTGCGACTgactttttcttttgtcacGCGAATGTTTTCAATATTCTCTGTGATTCCCTTAAGGCTGCCATCAGAATGCGATGATGATGTGGAGGCTACGGACACATCACGGTGAACCGAATTACCTCcaggtgtgttttgtttttgtggttgctgctgtttttgttgttgttggggctgctgctgtttttgttgttgttggggctgctgctgtttttgttgttgttggggctgctgctgtttttgttgttgttggggctgctgctgttgtggttgcttttggggttgttgctgttgggactgttgctgttgggactgttgctgttggggCTGCTGCAGTGGCTGTTGTGGGGGTGGTTGCTGCCATTGCTGTCCTTGCTGCTGGAAACCTTGCTGTTGAGGTCTCGACCACTGCTGTCCTTGCTGCTGGAAACCTTGCTGTTGAGGTCTCGGCCactgtgtgttttgtttttgtggttgctgctgtttttgttgttgttggggctgctgctgtttttgttgttgttggggctgctgcagttttttttgttgttggggctgctgctgtttttgttgttgttggggctgctgcagttttttttgttgttggggctgctgctgtttttgttgttgttggggttgctgctgtttttgttgttgttggggctgctgctgttgtggttgcttttggggttgttgttgttcggactgttgctgttggggCTGCTGCAGTGGCTGTTGTGGGGGTTGTTGCTGCCATTGCTGTGGCAATTGCGGAGGTGGTTGCTGCCATTGCTGTCCTTGCTGCTGGAAACCTTGCTGTTGAGGTCTCGGCCACTGCTGTCCTTGCTGTTGAGGTTTCGGCCACTGCTGTCCTTGTTGAGGCGGTTGTTGGAAACTCTGCTGAGGTTTGGGTTGCTGCTGGGAGCTTTGCTGGGAGCCCTGTTGTGGTTTGTGTTGCTCCTGGGAGGATTCCTTGGGTTTGGGTTGCTGCTGGGAGGTTTGCTGGGGTTTTGGTTGCTGCTGGGAGGTTTGTTGGgtttgctgatgctgctggcttACTTGCGGAGCTGCCTCCTGGCCTTCAGTGGACCCTAtgtaaaacattaaaatcgCAATGGATGGTTTAGAAAACTCAACAGACAAATAATatagttttaaaaatttttgagTGATCCTCGAGCAGTTCTCGCCCATTCTTACATGAATTTATGAATTATGCGATCCTTCGACAAAAAGGTTGAACGGAGCCCCATAAAAGAAGAAACTCCAATTAGTGAAAAAAGTTGCAACAATTTTTCAGATCTCTAGCCAAGTAGACAAGGGTTGTGCTCTATTTTGATTATCTCTGAGCCTTACATGAAATCGTGAGTCACACACTTTTAAACGAAAGTGAATTGTTATTTCGTGGACAATCTATGCAAATGAATCGCTATAAATTTTAGCAAGATGGATCTTAGACAAAAAGAAGTCCAAGGCCAAAGCCTAGAATGAGAGGATACACGAAATTATGCGAAGTTACTGGTGAAATGATACGTGTGTATCCAGCcaaggaacaaaaaagatgATGCAATTTTATGCATTCAACAATGCCAACAATGCActttaaaaagttttttataCGTATTCGGGATGAATTTGCCATAGTTATGGTAATTTGTTAATTGTAATACCGTGATACTAAAGAAGCATATTTTAATCTAACAATTCAAtaaaatgatgcaatttaGCTAACTGAGATGCAAGTACACAAGAAATAAGCAACTCTGATCGAGTGTCGAATCTATGGAAAGAAATTAGGACAAAACTACGAACTCACCCGActtctttcctttctttttccccatGGCGTACAAAAACTGATTTAACTAGGTAAGGTAGATTTTCCAAATTGTCcacaaatttattaaaatgctGCGTAAAAACACTTCCGATCACTCTGGAAAAAAGTTtctaatgaaaaatgatgacaTTTGCCGAGGTAAGGGAGCTAAAGCTATTCCAACCTTCGAATACCAAGGTGAATACATACATTTCTAttcaaaatataaacaaaatcgattttccgcttgaaaattcataaataggttttatattttatattgaaATGATACACGAATGTAACACCGTGTGGTATACTACTAGAAACAACTTCAAGATTGTTCGTTATACGACGTCAGCTGTTGTTTCAGTTAAATATGACCTTTATTTACACATTCTTAATTGTACACGAGCTTACGTGTAGTATGGTTGGGGCAGTTTCTGTATTATTTAAGACTTCGAAACTCATATTTTATGTGTTTCGCATTTGGTGCGTATCGTTCAACAAGTTTCATTCTTCTCCATCGTCCAGCAGTTTTCCATTCGGTTGGCCCTCGTTCGGAGCAGACTTGCCATCCACTTTATCCTTTTCTTCCTTGCACCGCCCACAGCATCCTCCGTTCGAGTTTTCGCAGATATCTAGCTTCTTGAAGTTAGGCGTCCATTCGCCGAGGCTGGCATTAGCGTAGAAATCCATCGGATACACCACTTCCAGACTGGGAGGGGATTTAGGTTCTTGCTCCGGTGTTGCGGTACATTCTGGTATTTTCCACTCGGCGTCTCCCAGCACGACTGACAGCTCATAGGGCGTTAGCAACGGCTTCGGGAATGCCGTTCCCCAATCGATAGAGAGCCTGGGACACGCCACCTGCAGAAGAAACAAAGCCACCATCTTTTGGTTATCATCGCACGTGAATCTACCTACTGATTGCTGAGCATTTTCGGGGGTTTACGTGCCATCGTAAGCGGGTGATAATACAGGTATTGGTCCCACGGATTTACGTACCTGTACGAAGGCATCGATGGTGTCCATGTGGGCGAGTTTGGAGGGAAAGATCTCCGATAGCAGAATGATTATCGATTCCCGGCCGTGATACTTCAGTCGTTTTTGGAGATGCTCCAGCACCTTGGTGGAGCCCTGACGCCCGAGCGTGCCCAGTATGAGGCCAAAGCGTTTCGCGTTCCGACTGCTGTCGATCGCCTGCTTCCGGTTGCGTCGCATTGTGTCGTGATCGTACAGCTCGCGTGTGAACTTTTTCTCGTATGGATCGTACTTGTACGCTTCTAGTGCCGGGTTCGATATCATGGCTGCTTCAAGATGGAATCGCCCGTCGCCGAGGTATATAAGCGTGCGGCCATTATCACCTTCTCCCGCCAAACGTGGCGCCGTGCAGCCCAGTATCTCACCTGGGCTGAGCGGTTTCGACTGTGGAATCTCGACATCGTAGTTAGCCTCCCGTAGCTCCTTTGCGGCCGCATGTAGCGTCGCCACGAACTGTATCGTGCTCACAAACGCCAGCTTACGCTCGCGTGGGAAATTCAGCTTAACGCTCTGCACAAAGTGCAACGTGTCGATCTTGATGTCTACGAACACATACAGCACCTTGATGCCCGTGGTTTGGTCGATCGGAATTAGGCAGCTGTGGCCATAGTGCACCAGCAGGTCCGCCCCGAGCGCTTTGGCTGTGAAATCGTCCACGCAGCAAGCTCCGTAGGTTACGTCCCCCATGACGATCGTGTCCGCCTCCGTGAACCGCTCGATAATGTCGCTGATGACGAGCGAATACATCAGCAAGCCCTCCGGCATCTGGAGCGCGACCCGCTTCGCCTTCGTTTCCCGTACGCGCCAGACGGTTTTATGGATCTCGAAATTGTAGTTCGCTGGCAAAGCCGCAATTGCTTCGTTTAGCTCGGCATCCTTCAGCAGAGTGACGGGAATTTTGTTGATAACCCGCGATGCTCCCTTAAACACCTTGCGGGCAGGTTTTGCCTTCACTATCTTCGTATCCGTCGCCAACGGTGCTAGCTGGTGCTCCACTTCGGCTGCTGCCATGGTGACGCCTGGTAACGATCCTGATACGAACGGCTCTTTGTACTGCACAGATACAAGCCAGACAACCCTTGAAGGGGTGGTTTGCTCTCGTCTCGTCGTCTAAATATCTCCACCCCAAAAATGCCAACAGGTCGTGCAGGGTCAGCTGTAAAGGATCGATTCGATCAAGCACTATTTTTTCACCTGCCAATTGCAAATCGCCACTACACGCGTGCCGATCAACCGTTCACTTTCGACTGCCACGGTCCGTGCAACTTCAACCCCCAAATCGAGGTTGATGAAGGGTACAGATTATTCGA
This window harbors:
- the LOC128730138 gene encoding mini-chromosome maintenance complex-binding protein, with amino-acid sequence MEVERSCEAWTPEYFMENESMCLERLSENSVWSSIPLLNCTELAHLPDGRLVRFRGMLQDMQDPECYLERYTVRCKSNQTVLRQQNGKYRDILVYNEAKELVDSGCNADNTFGERRSMFVVSIPGQNEWALEYEKQQNGVGSTIVSTEPANEEQRVVLKRSHEDEMEVEEATSATIDDLTTAAASPVTAKNEFKRMATSAPQASTTANGVTVLSADYLLNSPITERPGKACLVKLYNNYDDWTLNTVIEVVGFLSVDPALDGSGDSTGMDEFVDDVTEHQATHPPPSLIPRLHALSMRKLSHCNPLLLEADGLEAEQQGVTEATYKDLHNLFTQCLFGDRVAAEYLLCHLVSSVYIRDEVESRGQFSLNLSNIPTEVLPRYTHSLYELLELLLPASHYFAMTLENMNTMQFVPKKDYVTNKLTSGLLQLAPHTHLVLDETRLQAGKLESAGVEAVQHVAHLIKNQRLKYNFQFYQLDFNSDVPVLVLSEGRSMLPSNCNLPIIPDLDAIQLIDETIKAGRHYITPKLDEMRRFLTTARLRKFDMKTLDPTLVQDDFVRMRSADNAVTMDDLHALFVLARLIGVSRGQKVLLREHWERAKELEKERHNRLEMFVKRKSEI
- the LOC128730139 gene encoding protein argonaute-2, yielding MGKKKGKKSGSTEGQEAAPQVSQQHQQTQQTSQQQPKPQQTSQQQPKPKESSQEQHKPQQGSQQSSQQQPKPQQSFQQPPQQGQQWPKPQQQGQQWPRPQQQGFQQQGQQWQQPPPQLPQQWQQQPPQQPLQQPQQQQSEQQQPQKQPQQQQPQQQQKQQQPQQQQKQQQPQQQKKLQQPQQQQKQQQPQQQKKLQQPQQQQKQQQPQQQQQQQPQKQPQQQQPQQQQKQQQPQQQQKQQQPQQQQKQQQPQQQQKQQQPQKQNTPGGNSVHRDVSVASTSSSHSDGSLKGITENIENIRVTKEKVSRKDLMPVLSRRGAHGTRGKPVTVEANFFRLLVDKLIGTAYHYDVAIDPDRPKKFFRPVFAQFCKEHYPGVPIAFDGQKNAYTSKLLTDKKEKLTYQPNDGGKAKEYTVQVKQAAQVDLGTLKTYMTSNDTNLSKPMAAIQCLDVVLRCAYENNPNFVRFKRSVYMVPHPQNQIDLGKGHELWFGLFQSAVLGSRPYLNVDVSHKAFPSGGDLLKLVASFNRGNLDNINQYLLMELQSYIKGMDVIYKSPSGVEKRMRCNGLKDPANQQMFKLDDGTRLSVAEYFAKRLNRPLRFPHLNVLHVGSSVRSVYVPMEFCSVPFGQALNKQHPEECTREIIRHAATNTQVRKDKIMKLSGQINYNNCPTLKNFGIAVGNEFEKVPARIIDAPSLEYANNDQIKPMRGVWRGENKSFLIPSPAATNQPMRWRILNLDQYTNESTVQTFGNMLFQQAKRCNVQMEPFSMQSTYVIVRNDNRNRMPDLGVLMENIKKDKPAITIVVLPSRGDMYAKVKQKAELASERIGLLTQCVKGMTVAKKGTDGSTLNNIMLKINAKTNGSNHRIPDAMTPPLARGKVMYIGADVTHPLNDDTPSVVGVAAMYDLNGFRYNCCVRLQGARDEMIRDLENVVYHQLRLYEQHNKVLPERVMYYRDGVSDGQFAEILTIELQALRAAIARVKPNYKPAVTFIVVQKRHHTRFFPTQSCPTEGRNNNVPPGTIVDREITTPDRYEFYLVSHAAVQGVAKPTKYVVLFDDSNCNPDQLQALTYNLCHMFARCNRSVSYPAPTYYAHLAAYRGRVYIKDRRINMQNLENAYRDIQIIPAVNENNPMFFV
- the LOC128731758 gene encoding 2-(3-amino-3-carboxypropyl)histidine synthase subunit 1, with amino-acid sequence MAAAEVEHQLAPLATDTKIVKAKPARKVFKGASRVINKIPVTLLKDAELNEAIAALPANYNFEIHKTVWRVRETKAKRVALQMPEGLLMYSLVISDIIERFTEADTIVMGDVTYGACCVDDFTAKALGADLLVHYGHSCLIPIDQTTGIKVLYVFVDIKIDTLHFVQSVKLNFPRERKLAFVSTIQFVATLHAAAKELREANYDVEIPQSKPLSPGEILGCTAPRLAGEGDNGRTLIYLGDGRFHLEAAMISNPALEAYKYDPYEKKFTRELYDHDTMRRNRKQAIDSSRNAKRFGLILGTLGRQGSTKVLEHLQKRLKYHGRESIIILLSEIFPSKLAHMDTIDAFVQVACPRLSIDWGTAFPKPLLTPYELSVVLGDAEWKIPECTATPEQEPKSPPSLEVVYPMDFYANASLGEWTPNFKKLDICENSNGGCCGRCKEEKDKVDGKSAPNEGQPNGKLLDDGEE